CGTCGACCGAACTCCCGTCTTCGCGGTTGTAGGTTATCTGTCCCGTCAGGAGGCCCGGGTCCGGCACGGCGTCCATGAGCGCCGACGCGAACATGGACTTGCCCGACCCCGACTCGCCGACGATGCCGAGCACCTCGTGGCGGTCGATGTCGACGTTCACGTCCTCCATGACGTACGTGTCGCCGCCGCTGTAGGTGACGTGCGCGTCCCGTACCTCCAAGATGGGGTCGTTGACGACCCCTTGCGATGCCGCGTCGTCGGTCGCTGACGTGTTCGTGTCTGTGTTGGTTGCCATGTTATATCATACCCACGTGGACGTGGATTCGTTCTCGCCCTCTTCGTCGACGGACTCGGACTCGCCGGTCAACCGGGTGCGCACCCGGGGGTTGAAGATGCGGTCCATCCCCTGACTCACGAGGATGAGACCGAAGGCGAGTCCGACGATGGCGACGATGGGGACGAGCAGCCAGTGGAGCGCCTGCATCGTGAACAGGCCGCCCTGGTTGTACGCGTTGTTCAGCGTGACGCCCCAGTTCTGACCCGTGTACGGCAGCACGCCGATGAAGTACAGGCCGACCGAGGCGAAGATGGTGTACCGCGCGGCGAGCACGAAGTTGACCATCACGTACGGCATGATGTTGGGCAGGACGTCTTTGAGGATGATCCTGGACGTCCCCGTACCCATCGTGCGTGCGGCCTCGACGTAGCTCGCCTCCCGAATCGACAGCACTTGCGAGCGGATGGAGCGCCCCAGCCCCGCCCAGTAGTTGATGGTGAGTATCATCCCGAGGAAGATGGGGTTCTCCGGGCTGAACGTGATGGCGAGGATGATGACGAGCGGGAGCCCCGGAATCGCCATGAAGAAGTCCGAGACGGACGTGATGACGGTGTCGATGGCGCCGCCTTTGTACCCGGAGACGGTACCGACGAGGACGGCGATGCCGGTGGCCCAGACGCCGCCGGCGAGCACCATCAGCAGGATGAACGGCGTCGAGTCGATGATGAGTG
The genomic region above belongs to Halogeometricum sp. S3BR5-2 and contains:
- a CDS encoding ABC transporter permease produces the protein MATEADSSSSSDDIDWRSESSSVEMSRRDRLEEFYRHSVYEPAAVAWSDRRTRIGIVILSVYLLMALVEILGLWRDPSPSQAERLLPPFQNWAYPLGTTQSGVDLLALIIDSTPFILLMVLAGGVWATGIAVLVGTVSGYKGGAIDTVITSVSDFFMAIPGLPLVIILAITFSPENPIFLGMILTINYWAGLGRSIRSQVLSIREASYVEAARTMGTGTSRIILKDVLPNIMPYVMVNFVLAARYTIFASVGLYFIGVLPYTGQNWGVTLNNAYNQGGLFTMQALHWLLVPIVAIVGLAFGLILVSQGMDRIFNPRVRTRLTGESESVDEEGENESTSTWV